The Rhodospirillaceae bacterium nucleotide sequence CATCGCGCCCGCCTTTTCGTGCAGACGCTCCGCCGCCGCCGGGTCGCTGTCGCCGGTAATCGCCACCCGCGGCCGGAGCGTGACGCCGGTAAACTCGCCGGCGCCGTCGGCCTGGGTCTGCATCCTGCCCTCGGCGCGGTCCTCGTAGGCCGTGACGACGACCCCGGCGCTGGCGCACAGATGCAGGTACCAGAGCATGTGGCAGGCCGAGAGCGCCGCCACCAGCAGGTCCTCCGGATTGTGCCGGTCGGCATCGCCCCGGTAGGCCGGATCGGCCGAGCCGCGGAGCACCGGCTTGCCCGGGCAGGCGATGTCGTGCTCCCGGCCGTAGCCCCGGTAGCTGCGCGTGCCTTCGCCCCGGTTGCCCGTCCAGGTGACAGTCGCTGTGTATTTGTGGTCCTTCGACATAGGTTCCCGCCCCCGCAATCAACCAAAATTCAAATTCTTCCGTGGATTCAATAAGTTAAAGGTGTAGGTGCTAATCACCTGCAACCAACCACAAATTCGCGTTGCCGTCCCCGGACGCCGGGCAGCCCGTCAAGCCGCTGTCTGGTCTTCACCATCCGAACACTTGTGGCCCGTTCGCCCGAAGGTGCCTGCGTTCGTCTCGAATAAACATGCAGCATTGATTGTTTGTTGAGGCGCGCATAAGATGCCGGCGCGCCGTCTCGGTGGCAGGCGGCGGACCGAGGCACTGAAAAACGGGACCAGACATGGCAGCACTGGACAAGCTGAGCGACCTCCTGATGCTCGTTGCAAAGCTGCTCGTTCTGGTCATGGCCCTGCACATCGTCGTCGATATCCTGATTCGCGCATTCACGTCGATCTCCTTCGAAGGGACGATCGAGATCGCGTCCAACTACTATATGGTCGCCGTCATCACGCTACCCATTGCGATCGTTCAAAGGAACAGGGGACACCTGATCGCCGAGGTCTTCACCCAAAGCCTGTCGGAACGCGCCAAGCAAGGCCTGGAGGCCGCGGGAAACATCCTCATGGTCGTGTTTCTGTCCTTCATCGTCTGGCAATCCGCCCTCGATGCCATCGAAGCGACCGCCTACCGGGAGTATGTCGAGCTGACATACGTCTTCCTGTACATCTGGCCGACCAAGTGGTTCGTGCCGCTGGGTTTCGGGCTGATGACGGTCTATGCCTTCCTACAGGCGATTTCGGCTCTTGCGGCGCTCGCTGCCGATACCGACAGGCCAGGCTGAAGCGTAGGGCGACGGTACCGTGTCGCCGTTGCTCCTGGGGCTGCTCGGTCTCGCGCTTATCCTGCTGCTGATCGCGCTACGCATCCCGATCGGTCTGGCGCTCGGCGTGGTCTCGTTCGGGGGGCTTGTTTCGCTGATCGGGTTCGATGCAGCGCTGGCGCTGGTCGGCCGCACGCCGTTCGAGTTCTCGGCGCAGTGGACCTTCACCGCGATCCCGATGTTCCTGTTGATGGGGACGATCGCCTACCGTTCCGGGATGACCGAAGCGCTCTACAGGGCGGCCCGGCTGTGGCTGGCTTTCCTGCCGGGCGGCCTTGCGGTCGCGACCAACTTCGCCTGTGCGGGCTTTGGCGCCGCATCGGGTTCGACTCTGGCGACCACCGTCGCAATGGGCCGGATGGCGATCCCGGAAATGCTGCGCTATCGCTACGACCCGGGCTTGGCCTGCGGCGTGTGCGCCTGTGCGGGGACGCTCGGTTCTATCATTCCGCCCAGCATTCTCATGGTGCTCTACGGGATTTTCGCCGAACAATCGATTTCCAAGCTGTTCGTCGCCGGGATCTTCCCCGGTCTTCTGACCGCCGCGATCTATGCCGCGATGATCATCGGCCGCTGCAAGCTCAATCCGTCGCTCGCGCCGTCGGTCCAGGAAACGATCACCCTTGCCGAAAAACTCGACGCACTGAAGGAGGTCTGGCCGCTGCCCGTGCTGATCCTCGGCGTTATGGGCGGCATCTATGGCGGGCTGACGACGCCGACCGAGGCCGGCGCGCTGGGCGCCGCGCTCGCTTTCCTGATCGCGCTGTTCCAGAAGCGCATGTCGATCAAGGTGCTCAACGACAGCGTGACCGACGCCATACTCTCCACCGCGACGATCTTCTTCGTCGCCCTGGGCGCGATCGTGCTGACCCAGTTCATGACCTTCAGCGGCGTGCCCGGCGCCATAGCCGATGTTGTGGGAAGCTGGGCGGTCAGCCCGCTGCTCCTGGTGATCGCCGCCTCGGTCATCTACCTGATTCTGGGCATGTTCCTGGATCCCCTGGGCATCCTGTTGCTGACCATCCCGGTTCTTCTGCCCCTGTTCAGCGCCTTCAATCTCGACCTGATCTGGTTAGGCATTCTGGCGATCAAATATATCGAGATCGGCCTGATGACGCCGCCGATCGGTCTGAACGTGTTCGTGGTGAAGTCGCTGGTCGGCGACCGGGTCGGCATGGGCGTCATCTTCAAGGGGGTGATGTGGTTCCTGGCCGCCGAAGCGGTCATCATGGTCCTCCTCATCGCATTTCCCGAGATTTCCCTGTTTCTGCCCGGACTCATGGACTGATTTCGGCCGCGCCTCCTGTCGGCGTGTTCACAGGCCCGTTCGAGAGTCCGGACTTGCGGGCAGGTTTTTATGGCTTCGCGCCCACGTCATTGCGCCTGCCGCGGGCCCTGGCGTTGGCGTCGTTGAACGTGCCTTCCCTGGGCGCACCCAGACGCTCCATTTCCTTTTCGACCACGTCGCGCAGTTGTGGCGACAGGCCCTCGACCATGTCGAGGCCGCGCTCCAGCGCGGCCTTGCCGATATAGCCGAGCTGCGCCCTGGTCGAGGCGCTGCTCCTGGCCACCTCCGGCGGCAGGGGCCGAATGCCGTGGCCCAGCATGAACCGGTTCATCCAGTTGAAGATGCAGCAGACGGCGATGGCGTCGTGCAGGGCATATTCGTCCCATCCCGCCTCGAAGACCGCGTCGGCATCCGCCTGAGTCATCTTCGTCGGAGTCTCGGTCAGCTTGCGGACATAACGCAGAATCGGCTTGAGCTTGTCGTCGACCGGTGCGGTGTCGAGGTCCTCGAACAGGGCCGTGAAGACTTCCGGCTCCACGCCGTATTCGGCAGCAACTGCCTCATGGGCGCCGTAGCAATAGCCGCAGGCGTTTACGCCGGAAACATACGCACCGATCATCTCCCGCTCGGCGATGGTGAGCGGCGAGTCCCCGCGCATGATCCCATGAGCCAGAAAGGGCCAGACCCGGTAGCGTTCGAGGTGAAACCCCCACACGTGAATATGCCGGGCATCTTCCGGCAAAGACGGAAAGAACGCCATGGTGCAACTCCCTTCTGACAGATGTGCAGAAAATACGACAATGTCGTTGGACAGACACTCCTGACAACAAACTGCTTGAACGAACGCCGGAATTGCTTCCGAGCAAAGCCATCGCGTCCCGGCGCGCCTGTTCGCCTTCGATCGGACGGTGCGTTCGGAAACCGGTTTTCACACGCAATCGTTCGCGATATAAAAACATTCCATCGAACCTGAATGTTTTTCAGGCGGATGCCAAGGGAGGAATCCATGACTTTTCGTTGGAGATGCGCGATTGCCGGAACGGCGATCGCCGCGGCGGCGATATCCCCCGCGTCGGGGCCCGCTTTCGGCAAGGAACTGCGGTACGGCACGTTCGTGCCGTCCATCACGACTTTCGTCAAGGAAACCGTCAAGACATTCGACGGGATCGAGAAGGCGACGAATGGCTCGCTCTCTTTCAAGACTTTCCCGAACGGCGAGGTTGTCAAGTTCCGGACAGCGTTCAAGGGCATCGCGAGCGGAATCGTCGATATGGCTCACGTCGTGTGGGTGATTCACCCGACGGAGATGCCCCGGGCCAGCCTTGCCGCCCAAGCCCTGGCGTTCTCGGACAACGCCATATCCGCCGCGGGAGCGGTCGCCGAGTTTCACATGGTGACCTGTGAGGGCTGTCAGAAGGAATACGCGAAGGCCAAGGTGATGCCGCTCGGCGGCGAGGCCGCCGCCCGCTACGTCCTGATGTGCTCCAAAGAGTTCAAGAGCGTCGACGATCTCAAGGGTGTTCGGGTACGCGCGGTCGGCGCCATGGCGCGCTGGGCGAAAGAGCTCGGCATGATCCCGACACGGATCGCCTCCACCGAGGTCCTCCAGAGCATGCAGCGCGGCGTCATCCAATGCGCGCTCGGCCTCCTGCCCTGGCTGAGCGCGTACAGCCTGAAGGACGCCACCAAGCACATCATCGATACCCGCAAGGGCGGGGCACTCGGCGGCAGTTCGTGGTGGATCAACACACGGACCTGGGCGAAGCTGAGTGCGGCGCACAAAAAGGCGATGCTCGACGCTATGCCCGGCCACATTTTTCGGCTGGTGTCGCTCGGCATGGTCGCCGAGGCCGAGGATGCGCGGGAGAAGGCGGTCGCCGCCGGCATCAAGGTGACCGACGGCGGTCCGGCCTACCTCGCGAAATGGAAAGCGTTCGGCGCCAAGGAACGCAACACCCTCGTGGCGCTGGCCAAGAGGCGCAAAATTGCGAATCCGGAGAATTTCGTCGATTCGATGATCGGCGTTTTCGACACCTGGAACAAGCTGATGGCCGGCAAGAAAAACGATCGGGCGCACTTCGAGAACCTGATCCGCACCCGCGTCATCGCCAAGAGCCCGCTGCTGAAGTGATCGACGCAACGGGCGACGAACCCGGTCTCCGGGCCGGTTTCCTGCGGTTCGCGGAAGCCGGCCCGTCAGCCGGAGCACTGGAACGGGACGCTAACCGATGCGGCGAAGCACAGAAAAGATCCTGACCACCCATGCCGGCAGCCTTCCGGGAGACGAGCCGCGGGACCCTGGCGCAAAGGACTACGAGGAAAAGCTGAAACCCTGCGTCGAGGAGGTCGTAGGCCGGCAGCGCGAGACCGGCATCGATATCGTCAACGAAGGGGAATACACCAAGGGCGGCGACTGGCTGTCCTTTATGGACGGCCGCCTGGGGGGCTGCGAGGTCCGCACGGACCAGCGGATCGAGAATCCCGCCCTGCTGGGCAAGGACCGGGAAGAGTTCGCCGAATTTTACAAGTACGCCACCGAGACGGGCACCATTGCCGGCTACATGCCCGGCCGCAGGGCCGGCGGCCCGCGCCGCACATGGTTCTGCATCGAGCCTTTCGCCTATATCGGTCAGGCGGCGCTGCAGCGGGAGCTTGATATCGTGACAGCGACCGCCGGGACGGAAGACGTGTTCCTTACCTCCACTGCGCCGGCCAGTCTGGAGCCCTTCTATCGGAACGAATATTACGAGTCCCAGGAGGCTTTCCTGTTCGGCATGGCCGAGGCGCTGAAGACCGAGTATCGGGCCATAATCGACGCCGGGTTGATCCTGCAAATCGACGATGCTTGGGTGCCGGTCGCATGGGACCGCTGGGGCATGCCCATGGGGCTGGACGGTTACCGGGACTGGTGCCGTATCCGCATCGACGCTCTGAACCACGCGCTCGAAGGAATTCCCGAAGATCGTGTCCGCTACCATTTTTGCTGGGGCAGTTGGCGCGGGCCTCACGCCTTCGACATCGAGCTCAAGTACATTGTCGACATCATGCTGTCGGTGAACGCCGGGGCCTACCTGATCGAGGCTGCCAATCCCCGGCATGAGCACGAGTATGTCGTTTGGGACGATGTGAAGCTGCCCGAGGGCAGGATCCTCGTCCCGGGAGTGGTCGCCCATTCGACCGACCTCATCGAGCATCCGGAGCTTGTTGCCCAGCGCATCCGGCGGTTCGCCGAGCGGGTGGGCAGGGAAAATGTGATGGCGGGAACCGATTGCGGCTTGGGAGGCCGGTCCCATCCGCAAATCGCCTGGGCGAAGCTGAAATCCCTGGTCGAGGGGGCGGCACTGGCCTCCCGGTCGTTGGGGTATTGATTTGTGGCGGTCCCGAGCAGCCTCCACCCGTCTTAATGTTCGGGGCCCGAGCATGCTTCGAAACGGCGATCTCAAATTTTTGCCAGGGCCCGTTTCCGTGGTAAGGGCCGATTCGGCGCCGTCCGGCGCCGACGGTCGGACACGTCCGATGCGAGAGGAATCCTGACGCCTATGGCAGAAGCGGCGACACGGCTGGAACCGGAAAAGAAAATCCGGCTGACCCAGGTGGAACGCAGCAGCCGCACCCGCGCGAAGCTGATTGCCGCGACGCTCGACTGCGTGCGCGACCTCGGCTACGCGAACGTGACGACCACGGCGATCGCCGAGCGCGCCGGCGTTTCGCGGGGCGCCATGCAGCATCAGTTCTCAACCCGCACAGAGCTGCTGCTCGCGGTCATGGACGAGGTGGTGGATCAGCTGCAGCAGCCATTGGCGGCCGGTCCCGGCAGCTCCGCGACCCTGGAGGAGCGGACGGCTCTGATCGTCGACCGTTACTGGTCGGTCTTTTCGAGCGGGCGCCTGCAGACGATTGTGGATATCTGGCTGGGCGCGCGGTCCGACCCCGAGTTGTTCGGCCCGCTACGATCGCACATGCGGGCGATATTCCGGGCGCGGGACCGGTACTGGCACGAATTTTTCGCGGATCTCGACATACCCAATGATCGTCTCTCGGTCGCGCACGAACTGACCAGCGCGACTGCGAGGGGCCTGGCGCTACGCAAGACGTTCGACGAAAGCAGGACACGCGTGGGAACCCCGGTCGAGATCGAAGCCCTCAAGCTGTGCATCGTTGCAATCCTCAAGGGCGACGTCGCAATCGGGACCTGATGTCTCTCGCCCGGCGTTTTGCCTATCGAAGCGGTCCGATGTATCTGCGGAGGAACGCGTTCGATTCCCGATTGACCTCTTTCTCTACATCATCGTCCACAAAGCCGTGCGCCTGACATTCGCAAATTCTTTGCGAAACCTCGACTCCAGCGTCGCGAAGCCGATTGGTATAGGCCGTCATCTCGTCCCTGAGAATTTCGAACTCTCCGTTGACGATCCGTGCCGGGGCGACGCCGCGAAGCGACGGCGCGAGGATCGGTGAGGCCTGCCACTCGAAGCGCTGCTCGGCGAACTCGAGATACTCTCCGATCACATAGAGATTCGAATCCCGGGTGAGGAGATATCCGTTCTGGAACTCGAAATGCGAGGCGTAATCGCAGCGCAGGTCTACAATCGTGAAATACAGGAATTGCACGGCGAGCGGCAGGCCGGCATCGCGGCACATGATGGCCATGACCGCCGAAAAATTGCCGCCGGTACAGCCGCCGCCAATTCCGATCCTGTTCGCATCGCCCCCGATCGCGTCGGCGTTTTCGAAGACCCACTGCGTTACAGCCCAACAATCGTCGATCGTCGCCGGGTATTTGTGCTCAGGTGCAACGCGAAAGTCGGGATGGACGACAACGCAGTCCAGTTCGCTGGCGCGCGTCCTTGCTTCGCTCAGATCGCCGAGGCCGCTGCGGCCGATAAATCCGCCGGCATGGAGATTGATATATATGCCGAAAGGCCCGTCCCCTTCCGGCGCGATCACCGCCGCGGGGATAGGTCCCGACGGGCCGGGTATCTTGATCGTTTCGACCGAACGGTTTTCCGGACCGCCCGCCGAGTCGACGGGCGCGTCGGCGTACGGGCGCAGGAGCTGCGGCCCCAGCTGCCTCAGGGCCCGCGGGTTCCGGAGGCTGTCCTCATACCGTTTTTTTCCCTCCGGCGTACACCGGGCGAGGTTCGCCTCGCGTCTTTCCGCCGAGGTCAGAATGCTGAAATCGGAAAGGTCGGCCACAGCGCGTTCTCCCCTGCAAATTTTTCCGGTCTCATTATCGCTCGCGAAATCGCGGGCACACAGGCGCGCCCGCGGAATTTGTGTGTGTCCGGACCAGGCGAACAGCAAACATACTGATCGGTCCAACCCGCGCCCCGCGGCATGGATTGGGGACGATCTTTCATCGCCGCCCGCGGTTTGGTTCCGAAGGGCAAGCATATCCGAACGGCTTGACACCCGCCATCCAAGAGCATAGCAACATCCAATCAGTATTGCTTGTTTTTAACATTGTACCGCTTCGCCGTTTTGTCCGGCAATCGGCGATTGCGCGGTACAGCAAGGGATCGGCTATGCCCTTTGCAGCGTCGGGCGAAGCGAAAATCTTTTACGACGTCGATGGAGACGGCCCGCCGCTGGTCTTTCTTCATGGCGGGGGCAGCAACGGCGCCGGATGGTGGCGGCAGATCGGGCATTTCCGGCAGACCCGTCGTTGCATCGTGATCGACAACCGGTGTTTCGGCCGGTCAGAGCCGGTCGACCCGTCGATCTACTGGCCGAAGCTGTTCGTCAACGACGTCCTGGCGGTCCTGGACCGGTTGGACATTGCCGCCGCGCCGTTCGTCTGCCAATCGCTCGGGGGCTGGACCGGGCTGCGCCTGGCGCTGTCCC carries:
- a CDS encoding OsmC family protein; translation: MSKDHKYTATVTWTGNRGEGTRSYRGYGREHDIACPGKPVLRGSADPAYRGDADRHNPEDLLVAALSACHMLWYLHLCASAGVVVTAYEDRAEGRMQTQADGAGEFTGVTLRPRVAITGDSDPAAAERLHEKAGAMCFVARSVNFPVAHAPEIVTA
- a CDS encoding alpha/beta hydrolase; the encoded protein is MIAPEGDGPFGIYINLHAGGFIGRSGLGDLSEARTRASELDCVVVHPDFRVAPEHKYPATIDDCWAVTQWVFENADAIGGDANRIGIGGGCTGGNFSAVMAIMCRDAGLPLAVQFLYFTIVDLRCDYASHFEFQNGYLLTRDSNLYVIGEYLEFAEQRFEWQASPILAPSLRGVAPARIVNGEFEILRDEMTAYTNRLRDAGVEVSQRICECQAHGFVDDDVEKEVNRESNAFLRRYIGPLR
- a CDS encoding TRAP transporter small permease, which produces MAALDKLSDLLMLVAKLLVLVMALHIVVDILIRAFTSISFEGTIEIASNYYMVAVITLPIAIVQRNRGHLIAEVFTQSLSERAKQGLEAAGNILMVVFLSFIVWQSALDAIEATAYREYVELTYVFLYIWPTKWFVPLGFGLMTVYAFLQAISALAALAADTDRPG
- a CDS encoding TRAP transporter large permease subunit; protein product: MSPLLLGLLGLALILLLIALRIPIGLALGVVSFGGLVSLIGFDAALALVGRTPFEFSAQWTFTAIPMFLLMGTIAYRSGMTEALYRAARLWLAFLPGGLAVATNFACAGFGAASGSTLATTVAMGRMAIPEMLRYRYDPGLACGVCACAGTLGSIIPPSILMVLYGIFAEQSISKLFVAGIFPGLLTAAIYAAMIIGRCKLNPSLAPSVQETITLAEKLDALKEVWPLPVLILGVMGGIYGGLTTPTEAGALGAALAFLIALFQKRMSIKVLNDSVTDAILSTATIFFVALGAIVLTQFMTFSGVPGAIADVVGSWAVSPLLLVIAASVIYLILGMFLDPLGILLLTIPVLLPLFSAFNLDLIWLGILAIKYIEIGLMTPPIGLNVFVVKSLVGDRVGMGVIFKGVMWFLAAEAVIMVLLIAFPEISLFLPGLMD
- a CDS encoding peroxidase-related enzyme (This protein belongs to a clade of uncharacterized proteins related to peroxidases such as the alkylhydroperoxidase AhpD.), which codes for MAFFPSLPEDARHIHVWGFHLERYRVWPFLAHGIMRGDSPLTIAEREMIGAYVSGVNACGYCYGAHEAVAAEYGVEPEVFTALFEDLDTAPVDDKLKPILRYVRKLTETPTKMTQADADAVFEAGWDEYALHDAIAVCCIFNWMNRFMLGHGIRPLPPEVARSSASTRAQLGYIGKAALERGLDMVEGLSPQLRDVVEKEMERLGAPREGTFNDANARARGRRNDVGAKP
- a CDS encoding C4-dicarboxylate TRAP transporter substrate-binding protein, producing the protein MTFRWRCAIAGTAIAAAAISPASGPAFGKELRYGTFVPSITTFVKETVKTFDGIEKATNGSLSFKTFPNGEVVKFRTAFKGIASGIVDMAHVVWVIHPTEMPRASLAAQALAFSDNAISAAGAVAEFHMVTCEGCQKEYAKAKVMPLGGEAAARYVLMCSKEFKSVDDLKGVRVRAVGAMARWAKELGMIPTRIASTEVLQSMQRGVIQCALGLLPWLSAYSLKDATKHIIDTRKGGALGGSSWWINTRTWAKLSAAHKKAMLDAMPGHIFRLVSLGMVAEAEDAREKAVAAGIKVTDGGPAYLAKWKAFGAKERNTLVALAKRRKIANPENFVDSMIGVFDTWNKLMAGKKNDRAHFENLIRTRVIAKSPLLK
- a CDS encoding TetR/AcrR family transcriptional regulator, whose translation is MAEAATRLEPEKKIRLTQVERSSRTRAKLIAATLDCVRDLGYANVTTTAIAERAGVSRGAMQHQFSTRTELLLAVMDEVVDQLQQPLAAGPGSSATLEERTALIVDRYWSVFSSGRLQTIVDIWLGARSDPELFGPLRSHMRAIFRARDRYWHEFFADLDIPNDRLSVAHELTSATARGLALRKTFDESRTRVGTPVEIEALKLCIVAILKGDVAIGT